The sequence GCACATTATGAACTTTATTGAATTAAAAGCTGCAGCGGCATTTGAACAAACTGGGCTGCACACAAGTACAGCTCATTACTGAGCCCTAATAAGCACAGTTTGGACATTCACCACCACTGAAGTCACCACAGACCCTGGGACTTAAACTGACTGACAAGAACAGAAAGTTATATGATAAAACTCATACATGCTCACACATCAGAATCTTTCAGCATCCAATTAATTAAAGGAAATTTGGGCTGAAAATTTTAAACAGAAGAACCATACAAGCAACCAAGATGGACCAAGATTTGAAACTGCTTTGCCTtacagaatgaaaaataaattgacAGCAAGTTAGTTTGTGATTAAAGTATGACTTCAGTGAGGCTCTCTTCTGCAAATTTCTCAGCATTTCTCATTACATATTTGATCGTTCACAGTCAGACACTGTCCAGGGTTTGTCCAAGAAGCATTGAGGAGGATTTCTTGAGGCTCTGGAGTCTAGGTACCCACAATGTTGGGATCATGTGCCGAGTCTGGCAGTGGAGAGTCATGGCAGTGGTAAAGGAAGCAATTCCCCCAGCAGCTGTAACAGATGAGGAACAATGCTGCAAGGAACACTAAGGCACAAATGGTGCATGGCTTCCTTTCCAACAGGAAGCTAAGCAAGTAGAAACCCATGAACATTGAATGGTTAAACCACAGAGCTGGGTTCAGCGGCTTTGGGATCAGCAGGACGGGAAGTAACCACTGGAGGCAGTACATTGTCTCTTTATAGTTGCTGGAGGTGGTCAAGTTTCAAAACAGATATCCAGAGTGATGGGTGGTTGTGTTGTACAACCTCCAACTGCTGGTGGAGCTCAGCTTTGTAGTCCAGATATTATGTCAGGCCTTGAAAAAATAAGaagacactttaaaaaaaataaataaatgcatacttaattcaaataaataaaaaaataaataaataaaataaatgatttactATCCATGGCTATTATAAAATACCAAGACAGTATACAATAAAATCTCACCTAGTACTACTTAGGGCTGCATAACGCATTGAAacttcagtactttttttttttatttaaaacatgaaaaagatTCCAGAACTGTCAATACATTTGATGCTTATTTCAATACAGTGATGTCATTTTCTATGGTGAATCACATTACATTCTACTATCAACAGTGTGCAGCAACACAAATCATACACAGTATGAAGCGATAAAATCATGGCTGAGATAAATACACCAGGACTCCGGTCATTCCTGCGGTTTCTAAAAAagacagagtgaaagagtgaggtATGGGAATAATTTGCCTACCTTGCAATGACTAGGGAAAATAGAAcacttcaaacattttaaaaacatcttgcTGAAAAGCATCCCCCACCTTCACCAAGAGCTTAATCAGGTCAGCTGATTATCTTGTATAAGTTTCATTCTGATGAAACTGTTTAGAAAGACAGGCCTTATATTTTAGCCTAGCTTTTCTAACACTACTTCTAAAATGCTGCATTATTGAGAGTGAACACTGCCGTCACCAAAATTTAATTtgatcttaaataaatacattttcaacataaatataatatacatgttAAATATGATAGTCTATGGTCAGAAATATGACATTcaaaaaaagtaaaccaacatatACCGAGTGTAACTAGATGATATAAAAATCAACCGAGCACGGAGAACCTTACTCAATATATAATTAGATAATTATAGAAATGACTAGTTTAAtccatatttatattatattcttatttttttcattgatatttatattctttttgtTCACTGGTCCAAATCCCCAGAACACATTTCCACTGTTCACCGATCTCTCCTTTGCCTCACATTTTCACTGCAATTGAACTGCGCTAGAGTTCAACTGAAAACAGGCCGATACCACCTCACACAGATAGTCTTGGACATTCAGACTTGATAACTGGTAAAGCTTCATTTGTATGAAAGTCAACATTCTGGTAATATGACAACtgtaattttattgttaatttaaataagAACATggctaaaataattaaataaataaatcaaaatgtaaTACAATTCTTAAAATAggctaacaaaaaaaatttgcattttCTGCTTATTTCCTATTCCATTACCTCATCATGCTCAGATGGTCTCACAAATTTGACTATCACATATGAGCCAGAGTGCAAGATACTATCAAAATACACATtagaagtaaaataataataattaaaaaatgttaatcaCTTCCTATACCATAATTTCCTCATTCTCAAATCTCAATCTCACATATTTGACAACTGCAACACACTAATCaaaattagtttatttttttaaatgaccctGTGAATCTGGCATTTGGGACTGTTGACAGTGGACCAACTGCATTATCTGCTTATTTCCCATGGCACAAAATTTTGTCTTTAATTGGCAAATTTACTAGCATTAACTAGAAACTTAATAAGTATAAAAGTTTTGGGATATTCCAAAAGGGACATATTAAATTTTTACCTTGATAAAGCAGTATATAAATGCAGCATGTAAAATTCTTCTGCAAAGTAAGGTGGATCCTATTCCCTTTGAATTCTGCAAGATTTAAATGTTTTGATAGCCATAGCTATAAAGCACTTCAGGGACTTGGCTTGTAACTTGCTCAACCCAGGTTTAGAAGACTGAATTGTCTCCAATAGGTACATCTAGCATTTAAATAGCATTTTATGAGCATGCTATGGGGGTGTGTTAATGAGACGTCTGAATGCATAATTCATTGTATTCAGTGTAATAGATGGAAAATCTTAAATTGTCTTCTTTTACATGACAATGATGTACCTACAACATAAAAGTTTTTCCTTTGCGTTTTTGAAAAGTTCTGTCACAGATGACAACGTTGTCAAAACAATCTCTGTTCAAATAGATGTGGTTTTTcgggataaaaagcacaataactaACATTTCTCAAATGATTTCAATGGGTTATGAACTACGTGGTGTACAATTCACAATAGTTAAAATCATTCATCGTtataaggaattgtgaaaactcacgcTTGTCAAGCATATTTGgcttgttttctttgttaataaatgctgagatgtccctaatataatataatttaatgtactcgaaaaatgatgatttttttatttttttttcccccattgccttcaaccccatcttttagcttttcttagctccaggtcagaattctgttaacaaagctcattcgtttttaaatactgaaattttttaaaaatctttaaatacTAATAATTGACCACGATTGcaccaaaatggaacaaaatcggcaaatacaaatcaaatagtgagacactggcagtcagttttctttctatattttattagcaagaaaaggatacagatatactccaaaacagacaattacaaagataattGTAGGATTCGGAGTACGCTTCATCGGCGTAGATGTAGGATAATTTGGCGTATGTAACAAATGCGTTTCCACTGGTCAgagtagtgatgcagtaaatctacactttgccGGAGAATAGTTAATGAGCTCAAAATCTTgagcagcacaaacacagtcctgtacTCCGCCACCGTAGTTTTGAATGTCTCGCACATTTTTTCGAAGTACTCGCGCACATGCCTATAGACTGAACATGTAATACGTGTGTACACGACGTGATCGGTTTCATAAATTCTCAGTTTTGTACATTTACACGGAGACAATAACGGCATCATTTGCAAAAACTTGCACTTTGAAACCCGTTTTTAAAAGTTTGCGTTTTCAGGTCCCAAAACACTGTTGTCATGTAAAGGAACAGCCAAAACGCATAAACATTGTTCTATTTTTAGTTGAAGGCATTGTTGCGTAAACAGACCCTTAGTTCAGAGGACACATTCCAGTCCAGAGTGGTTCCTCAACAGAGGGAAATTCATCACATTTACACAGCATGTTAATAaataagtgacagtgtagcctACTCGGCAGGTCTACATAAATTAAACTGTGACAGCAGCCCAATGGTAAAAACCAAACTCTAATGAGCAGCTTTAGAGTTCCTAACTAAGGTATGGTTGAACATGGTTTATAATATGAATTTTACACTAGTCCCCTTTTTAATGATCTAATAAAAAACTGAATGTTACAGTGCAGTCATACACATAGGTTTGCAGTTTACTaaagataaatataaatgttgtaGCCTATACATACACAGGCACAATGTAGTAATCTCCAACTCTATGTATGCTATGCAACATAACCAAGGCAAAATGTGAGGGTGTGTATAAAAAATGGCGCTCGTTGCACCGATGGTCATTgttaaagtaaaaagtaaataacCTAACAGTAAATtttcattataattattttacaaaattaacACTGAAACCATGAGCTGATTCCATGGTgatggacattttcactgttAAAAACTTCAAAGACTATTGGAGACTTCAAAACACCTATGTGGCTGGTAATCATTCTATTTGTGTTTCAATTgcctaataaaataaataaataaaagactgcTCCTTTTGGCATATTTTTCATGTGATAACTCATACAACCTATTACTATACTCCATTGTTAATATGGATAAAGTATTAATGTGTGTTAAGATTGGCAGgtctattttaaataaaaatgcataaatataactaaacgttttacacacactctttatACATAAAAATGTAGTGGTTGACTCATAGATTTTTCTACAATGTGTGCACAATGTCAACATTTACTAGATAGGGAAGCCCTACTCAGATATGATAGAACAATATAACAAGTGAAAGTACCGTATATATTTGCTTAAATGTTTTTGCATACTCACTGTATTGAAGGATTATGGTTGGCAATTCAGTGCGCATCGAAGAATATGCACAGTTTGTGCAAAACCAGTAACAACAaatccatttaaaaaagaaaaagaaaaaaaacatatattgtttttgtcttttatgaaacagaaagaaaacttCTAACATAATGCTGGAAAGTGCTGCACCGAAAAGTGGAACGAAAACCAACTTCAGCATCGTTCTCAAAACGGCATCTGTTAGTTAGCGATTTAGCAAACAGTGTTTTAGTCGTTAATACACTGAATGTGTAAGTGTACTACAGTGTGTATTTTAAGAAAATACCCAACGTCGTGCTATATTTAGCCACTGGCCTTGCATTTACGTTAActtgctagctagttagcaagcAACCTGGACGTTTATCTTTCCAACAGCTAAACCATTAAACAAGTTAAGTGTCAATAGCTAACCTAGCAATCTTGACcggaatatattatatatgtttatatataaacaccagaGATTCAAATAAATATAGTTATTGTGTAATGTTTCACTGATTAGATTGCGGAACCGAAACAGTTAACCAGGTTATTATTAGCTAGTTTGCTAACTGCAAACCAACCTCTACAATACCAACAGCGAAATTAACAACTCAGGTATGCAGTATAGTTCAAGATTTCATGCATTCTTTGAGGTTATTTTTCCGTGTCCTCAACAGTTAATTACAGCAATGGCCTCAATATGCCTAGCTTCGGACAATTAGGTACCCGAGTTCTATACCATGTTACATCGGGAGCACACAACTAGCGTTAAACCCAATCTGACAACCTAGAGAGCACAAAACTATCCATACATATATGAAACAACTGACCAAATTACTTAAACAACATACCTACCATTCTTTATACTGAATAGTAAGTGCTCATCCACACGAACTCCACTGTTCTCTTCTTCTGCTACTTCTTCTTCATATGAGGGTTTACGACGGTTGGCAAACCAGCCTTCAGGGCATTAGCACCACcgactggactggagtgtgaaGCATCACTAGgcagttaaaaaatatatattttttaaattcgaTCCATATTATTTTAAGATAGCTTAATATTACACTGTATTTTCCCCCTTGTGATTCTTGTAATTTTCTAAGTTAAATGTTTCTTCACCCATATTTCTTACTACTTTAATTAGCACTgtcctttcttttatttttatttatttatttttttttttagcactgtACAGTTTTTTAGTCCATGCCCTATTCTCTCTGCTTGGCCACAACTATTAGATTGTTCTGTTTCATGTTTTCCTattatgaataatgaataatttagaGTAGAATGCCATATTCAGATGCAAGTAATAATTGAATCTTCCTTcctgttattatatattattctcCCTTTGGTCTTTTGTTTTACATCTTCCACCCACTGAAGAGCTAACATCGCAGCAATTAATTCTGTTGTTTACACAGATATGTGATCAGTTATACTTTTCTTAGTactgttttgtgatttttttttttttttttttttttttttttttttttaaataaactacagCAGCTGTGTGACCAGAATGGATCTTTGGATATTTATAGGGCTGACTGCACATTCTGCAATACCAACTATCTGTGCTTCCCTGTTACCAGTCCATCCAAATATTTTGATATTATTTCCATGTTCGCAACACTCCTCCAACATGCTCTTTACTGGAGGACTCTCCTTATGACCTTTCACATTAGCCCAATAATTAATTCTCAATTTGTACCTACAAAGGTATAAAGGAGATTCCCCGACTCCAACCTGAAATGCTTGAGATTGGAGATGTTCTAAAAGCACCACAGCATGTTCTTAGGACTTGAGCCTGTACTGCTTCTATCTTCTTAATTATGGTTGCAGATgcaaatccataaattaaaCTACCATAGTCCAAACTTGATCTGattaatatatagtatattctAATCAGTGACAATCTAAAAGCTCCCCATTCCACTCCTGATTAACACTGTAGTATATTTACTCCTGTTTTACACTCCTCAATCATCTTTTCATGTATTCCAGATGTCAATCTAGGTTCCATCCATACACCAAGATATTTTCTATTGAAACTTGTTCCAGTGCCTGTTTATATAACTTCAATTTAACATCtggtacatttttattttttgtgatacATGACTTGTGATACATGGGTTTAGCTACTGATAATTTGAAACTCCATTTAATTTCCCATTTCTCCACTTCATCACTtgctttcttctcctcttctttttgTTAATGGCCGTTCACTTCTAAGaacattaccgccacctaccgTGTAATATCCTACAATAATGATGCTCTGCCAAGACCATAGAACCACATTATTTCTGCAGTATTCACTGACAAACCCTTTATAAACTTTTGACTCATCCTAATTTTAAATTTAGGAATAAACACTCCTATAccaacattttgttttattggaTCTTTGGAACCATCTGTATAAatttgtgtgaatgagtgaaatTTCTCACTCAATAGTGAACTCACCATATTTCCATAATTACATATCTCTTCTAAATTCCTTTGTTCTAATAGGCTTATTATAAAATTCCTGAACCAGGAATGGCTCAGGAATTTTTTGAAATGGGTTACTACCTAAAGGAACCACCGGACAAAATGACATATCATCAATTCTTGTATCTTTGGTCCACTGTCCACATTTCCATCCAAAGTTATTGCCtccattacatttatattcccAACAGTCCTCCAAAACTCTGTGGGTAGGATGTTTGTCTACCGCACCTTGTAGACTCCCCCAGTATGTTATGGCTCCTTCTCAAATCCATGGCATTTCACCCATCAATATTCTAACTGCATTTACTGAAGATGTTCTAATTGCTCCACAACATATTCTTAAAGTCATAGCCTGTATCAAATCTAATTTTTACAATAATGACTTAGATGCTGAATtgaatataacacacacagtcaatATAAGCTCGAATAAAACCTCGATATTTGCATAATAATGCATCACTACTAGCACCTCAGAACATCCAGTTACTGCACACATAAAGTTAttaatttgtttgcattttgtttctattttactAATATGATTTTTCCAATTCAACGTCTCATCAAACCACAAGCCAAGATATTTGAACACTGATACT comes from Ictalurus punctatus breed USDA103 chromosome 11, Coco_2.0, whole genome shotgun sequence and encodes:
- the blcap gene encoding bladder cancer-associated protein, with the protein product MYCLQWLLPVLLIPKPLNPALWFNHSMFMGFYLLSFLLERKPCTICALVFLAALFLICYSCWGNCFLYHCHDSPLPDSAHDPNIVGT